Proteins encoded by one window of Lycium barbarum isolate Lr01 chromosome 11, ASM1917538v2, whole genome shotgun sequence:
- the LOC132619183 gene encoding choline transporter protein 1 produces MRGPLGAVIGRYPSSTDGGTIQIGDGIIKHNRKCRDIVFLVIFIAFWVAMIVNSSFGFNQGNPLRLTYGLDYKGNICGDRGADPDLRELELRYWVNPNQVYESGSKDNRAKISNARTICLMDCPIPSEDSLNWVCDYPEGDVRLSVDDWIDRNYDYFADLTPDLRNTSLQLQGPCYPVIFPSVNVYWSCQLIARASNVSLRHWKEMGGVNIVEDIAVDKSIHGLINSRSLVLKRYVADVGKSWGVLIVCGGILPVFLSVIWLLMIRHLVAAMPWITVILFNALIVSVTMFYYLKAGWIGSDSISPIIGEHDPYYHVSAREIGHLHAAAVFMTVVMIISVLSSIAIVRRILMATSVLKVAAKVIGEVQALIIFPIIPYAILAIFYMFWFAAALYLFSSGRIVQNDCNTNCCAYDLKSKRVSCDRCCGYSIQYTSHIAAAIFFHLFGGYWATQFFVASSATVIAGSVATYYWARGGTSPEISFLPVFSSMKRLARYSIGSIALGSLFVSFIESIRFILEALRRKLKGAKSAPESWFGRMVYNSSQCLLRCIGWTIKCVNRNAYILIAITGKSFFKSSEIATDLIISNILRIGKVNVIGDVILFLGKLCVSLASALFAFLMLDTHKYNIGHNKISSPIFPVLVCWFLGYIVATLFFAVVEMSIDTIILSFCQDSEEHQGNAQYAPPLLIETLNDQNEMQRLTQ; encoded by the exons ATGAGAGGACCTTTAGGAGCTGTAATAGGGAGGTACCCTTCAAGTACTGATGGAGGTACAATTCAGATAGGGGATGGTATAATCAAACACAACAGGAAATGTAGAGATATTGTGTTTCTTGTTATCTTCATTGCTTTTTGGGTTGCAATGATTGTTAATTCTAGCTTTGGATTCAACCAAGGAAACCCATTGAG GCTAACATACGGGCTGGATTATAAAGGCAATATTTGTGGCGACAGAGGTGCCGATCCTGATCTTCGTGAATTGGAACTCAGATACTGGGTGAACCCTAATCAAGTCTATGAAAGTGGTTCAAAGGATAATCGGGCTAAGATTTCTAATGCCAGGACCATTTGCTTGATGGACTGCCCTATCCCATCTGAAGATTCTTTAAATTGGGTGTGTGACTATCCAGAAGGCGACGTTCGTTTGTCGGTAGATGACTGGATCGATAGAAATTATGATTATTTTGCAGACCTTACTCCAGACCTGAGAAACACTTCTCTTCAGCTTCAAGGTCCTTGCTACCCTGTCATATTTCCAAGTGTTAATG TTTATTGGAGCTGCCAGCTTATCGCCCGTGCATCAAATGTGTCTTTGCGGCATTGGAAGGAGATGGGTGGTGTTAACATTGTTGAGGACATTGCAGTTGATAAATCTATTCATGGCTTAATTAACTCTCGATCATTGGTCTTAAAG AGATATGTAGCTGATGTTGGCAAGTCATGGGGAGTGTTGATTGTTTGTGGAGGAATTTTGCCAGTGTTTCTATCAGTGATATGGCTTTTGATGATCCGTCACCTTGTAGCTGCAATGCCTTGGATAACTGTCATCCTCTTTAATGCCCTTATAGTTTCAGTCACAATGTTCTACTATCTGAAAG CTGGATGGATTGGGAGCGACTCTATCTCCCCCATTATTGGTGAACATGATCCGTATTATCACGTATCTGCAAGGGAAATAGGTCATCTCCATGCTGCTGCTGTTTTCATGACTGTTGTGATGATTATTTCGGTCTTGTCATCCATCGCTATAGTGCGACGTATCCTTATGGCTACTTCAGTCCTGAAG GTAGCTGCCAAGGTCATTGGAGAAGTACAAGCACTAATAATTTTCCCCATCATTCCATATGCTATCCTAGCAATCTTCTACATGTTTTGGTTTGCAGCTGCTCTTTATCTTTTTAGTTCTGGACGGATCGTCCAGAATGATTGCAACACCAACTGCTGTGCTTATGATCTTAAATCAAAAAGAGTGAGCTGTGATCGTTGCTGCGGTTACAGCATCCAATATACTTCCCATATTGCTGCTGCAATTTTTTTCCATTTGTTTGGCGGCTATTGGGCCACTCAGTTTTTTGTGGCAAGCTCTGCAACAGTCATTGCTGGCTCTGTCGCTACATACTATTGGGCTCGAGGCGGAACATCG CCAGAAATTTCATTCCTCCCAGTGTTCTCCTCTATGAAGCGGCTTGCTCGTTACAGCATTGGATCTATTGCTCTTGGTTCTCTGTTCGTTTCATTTATAGAGTCTATCAGGTTTATACTTGAAGCACTTCGGCGTAAACTTAAAGGTGCTAAATCTGCACCAgaaagttggtttggaagaatgGTATACAATTCCTCACAATGTCTCCTGCGGTGTATTGGTTGGACCATCAAATGTGTGAATCGTAATGCTTACATCTTG ATAGCGATAACAGGAAAAAGCTTTTTCAAGTCTTCTGAGATTGCAACTGATCTCATTATCAGCAACATTCTTCGGATCGGAAAGGTGAATGTCATTGGCGATGTTATTCTATTTCTTGGGAAGCTGTGTGTCAGTCTCGCAAGTGCACTTTTTGCTTTTCTCATGTTGGATACTCACAAGTACAATATTGGACATAACAAGATCTCATCTCCAATATTCCCGGTGCTG GTCTGCTGGTTTCTTGGTTACATCGTGGCAACTCTTTTCTTTGCAGTTGTGGAGATGTCAATTGATACCATAATACTTTCATTTTGCCAAGACTCGGAGGAGCACCAAGGAAATGCCCAATACGCCCCTCCTCTTCTTATTGAGACATTGAATGACCAAAATGAGATGCAAAGACTCACACAATGA
- the LOC132617867 gene encoding pentatricopeptide repeat-containing protein At4g21705, mitochondrial-like gives MLGTLNQCCTVSPQQASSNSMNFFTVNRLISYNPVPRIRAYCTVVYCSNSKRNNLFSRISPVRKADLIIPVLDQWVDEGRKVTSIELQRIVRDLRSRKRFSQALQVSEWMRVRGLCPFKSGDCAVHLDLIGIVHGWEAAECYLNNLTDEQKNDKTYGALFNCYIRQGQVEKSLAHFQKMKELGYAYSTLVYNNLMCLYRSTGQLERVSDVLSEMKENGVTPNNFSYRICMNCRGERADFSGMEKLLEEMESQPFISVDWITYSMMANFYIKAKLKEKALVFLKKLEDELHKDAIGYNHLISHYGNLGNKEEMLRLWGVQKVVCKKQINRDYITMLGSLVKLGDLDTAETVLKEWESSCHTYDFRVPNVLLIGYCQNGLVDKAETMLQGIVKKGKTPIPNSWAIIAAGYANVDKMEKAYECMKEAIAVRGQNPGWRPKPHLVSSISNWLSDPEDARELEAFRSSLKTIVSGNKDVHNASGSTDPSRIEEENDIEEILSYEQSK, from the exons ATGTTGGGGACCTTAAACCAGTGTTGTACAGTATCACCACAACAGGCCTCATCAAACTCAATGAATTTTtttacagtgaatagactaatttCTTACAACCCTGTTCCAAGAATCCGAGCATATTGCACTGTTGTTTATTGCTCAAATTCAAAGCGTAATAATTTGTTTTCCAGGATTAGCCCTGTTAGAAAAGCGGATCTCATAATTCCAGTTCTTGATCAATGGGTTGATGAGGGTAGAAAAGTCACAAGTATTGAGCTTCAACGTATTGTTCGTGATCTTCGTAGCCGTAAACGGTTTTCTCAGGCCCTTCAG GTTTCGGAGTGGATGCGTGTAAGAGGTCTCTGCCCTTTCAAGTCAGGAGACTGTGCTGTGCATTTGGATCTTATTGGCATTGTCCATGGTTGGGAAGCGGCAGAGTGCTACTTGAATAACCTAACAGACGAACAGAAGAACGATAAAACATATGGTGCTCTCTTCAACTGTTATATTAGACAAGGCCAAGTTGAGAAGTCCCTAGCCCATTTTCAGAAAATGAAGGAACTTGGTTATGCTTACAGCACTCTTGTCTACAACAATCTCATGTGCCTTTACAGAAGTACTGGCCAACTCGAGCGAGTCTCGGATGTGCTATCGGAGATGAAGGAGAATGGTGTCACCCCTAATAACTTCAGCTATCGGATCTGCATGAATTGCCGCGGAGAAAGAGCTGACTTTAGTGGTATGGAGAAGCTTCTTGAGGAAATGGAAAGCCAGCCTTTCATATCAGTGGACTGGATAACCTATTCCATGATGGCTAATTTTTATATAAAAGCTAAGTTAAAGGAGAAGGCTCTTGTTTTCTTGAAAAAGTTAGAAGATGAGCTACATAAAGATGCAATAGGTTACAATCATTTGATCTCCCACTATGGGAATCTAGGCAATAAGGAAGAGATGTTGAGATTGTGGGGTGTACAGAAGGTTGTTTGTAAAAAGCAAATTAACAGGGACTACATCACCATGCTAGGTTCATTGGTGAAGCTTGGTGATCTAGATACAGCTGAGACCGTGCTAAAGGAGTGGGAGTCTTCTTGCCACACTTATGATTTTAGAGTGCCCAATGTCCTTCTAATTGGATATTGTCAGAACGGCTTAGTTGATAAAGCCGAAACAATGCTGCAAGGCATTGTCAAGAAAGGTAAGACACCAATCCCCAATAGTTGGGCTATCATCGCTGCGGGGTATGCAAATGTGGATAAGATGGAAAAGGCTTATGAATGCATGAAAGAAGCTATAGCAGTACGAGGACAAAATCCAGGATGGAGACCTAAACCCCATCTAGTGTCAAGCATAAGTAACTGGCTCAGTGACCCAGAAGACGCTAGAGAACTGGAGGCTTTCCGAAGCTCGTTAAAGACAATAGTTTCTGGAAATAAAGACGTGCATAATGCCTCTGGAAGCACAGATCCCAGTAGAATAGAAGAAGAGAATGATATCGAAGAAATTCTTAGCTATGAGCAGAGCAAGTAA
- the LOC132617443 gene encoding expansin-A12 produces the protein MEKLVPCISIWGFALLFTCNLFIEEINAQNWLNGHATFYGVNQDPSTFGGACGYDNPYHAGFGVNTAALSSALFRNGQACGACYRVRCNRNLDRRWCLPHGAVTVTATNFCPPNNHGGWCDAPRQHFDMSMPAFLRIARRGNEGVVPILYTRVACRRRGGVRFTLKGQAKFNMVMISNVGGSGDIKSVSIRGSRTRNWIPMYRNWGVNWQSHNDLRSQTLSFRLTLVDGKTMEFINVVPSAWRFGQTFASRRQFY, from the exons ATGGAGAAACTTGTTCCTTGTATTTCGATTTGGGGGTTTGCTTTGTTGTTTACTTGTAATTTGTTTATTGAGGAGATCAATGCCCAAAATTGGCTTAATGGTCACGCAACTTTTTATGGAGTCAATCAAGATCCCAGCACCTTTG GTGGAGCTTGTGGTTACGATAACCCGTATCACGCCGGATTTGGAGTAAACACAGCAGCATTGAGTAGTGCTTTGTTCAGAAATGGACAAGCATGTGGAGCTTGCTATAGAGTGAGGTGCAACCGCAATCTTGATCGCAGGTGGTGCCTCCCACACGGGGCCGTCACGGTGACGGCCACCAATTTCTGCCCTCCGAACAACCACGGAGGGTGGTGCGATGCACCGCGCCAACACTTTGACATGTCCATGCCTGCTTTCCTCCGCATTGCTCGACGTGGCAATGAAGGCGTTGTTCCTATTCTCTACACAAG ggtGGCATGCAGGAGGAGAGGAGGAGTACGTTTCACTCTAAAAGGACAAGCAAAGTTTAACATGGTGATGATATCTAATGTGGGTGGTAGTGGTGATATTAAGAGTGTTTCCATTAGAGGCTCAAGAACAAGAAACTGGATTCCCATGTATAGAAATTGGGGTGTCAATTGGCAAAGTCACAATGACCTTCGATCACAAACGCTGTCGTTTAGACTCACTTTAGTTGATGGCAAGACCATGGAGTTCATCAACGTTGTACCTTCTGCATGGAGATTTGGACAGACTTTTGCCTCACGCAGACAGTTCTATTAA